In the genome of Kallotenue papyrolyticum, the window TTCCCGATCTCTTCACCATCGCCGATCTCGGCGGCTGGAACACGGTCAGCGAGCGCTTCTTCGGCGACAACGGCATCTACACCACGGCGATCGCCGAGGTGCAGAAGTAGAGGAAGGCGCGTATGGCTGCACCATCCTGGTCGATGCGTCCGACGCGCGCACGCTGGCCCTCCGGCGGCGGGCTGGTGCGCGGCCTGGCGCTGATCTATCTGCTCACGCTGCTGATCCTGCCACTAGCCGTGCTGATCGTGGACGGCCTGGCCGACGGTCCGCAGGCGCTGCTGCGCGCGATCTGGCAGCCGGCGGCGCGCCACGCGCTGTGGCTGACGCTGTGGACCGCCGCGCTGATGGCGCTGATCAACGCGGTGATGGGCACGCTGACGGCCTATGTGCTGGTGCGCTACCACTTTCCGGGCAAGGCGCTGATCAATGCCATCGTCGATCTGCCCTTCGCCATTCCCACGCTGGTGACCGGCGTGATGCTGGCCATGCTCTACGGCCCGCAAAGCGCGCTGGGCGGCTGGCTTACCCAACGCTTGGGCTGGCAGATCATCTACGCGCCGTCCGGCATCGTGCTGGCGCTGCTGTTTGTGAGCCTGCCCTTTGTGGTGCGCACGGTCCAGCCGGTGCTGGAGGCGCTGGAGCGCGAGGAGGAAGAGGCCGCCGCCACGCTCGGCGCGGGCGCCTGGACCAGCTTCCGGCGCGTGGTGCTGCCCAAGCTGTGGCTGCCGATCACCAGTGGCGCGCTACTCAGCTTTGCGCGCGCCGTGGGCGAGTTCGGCGCGATCGTGATCGTCGCCGGCAACATTCCGCTGCGCACCCAGACCGCGGCGGTGTACGTCTTTGGCGAAGTCGAATCGGCCAACCGACGCGGCGCCAGCGCGGTCTCGCTGGTGCTGGTCGCGCTAGCCTTCGGCCTGGTGCTGCTGGTCGATCAGCTCCAGCGGCGGCAGGCACGCGCAAGCTGAGGATCCACAATGCAACCCTCTGTGCTCCCACGCCCTGCTCGTCCCCTGGAAGCGCCGCGCGCGCGGCAGCAGCGCCGGCTGGCGGCCTGGCGACGATGCGTGCTGATTGGGCTGGTGGTGCTCTACCTGGGCATGCTGGTGCTGGCCCCCCTGGCAGCGCTGCTGGTCAGCGCGCTGCAGCAAGGGCTGCCGGCGATCGTTGCCGCGCTGAGCGAGTGGCAGGCGCTGCGTGCCTTCGGCCTGACCCTGCTGATCGCGCTGATCGCGGTGGTGGTGCATGGTGTGTGCGGCACGGCGCTGGCCTGGGTGCTGGTGCGCCAGCGCTTCGCCGGGCAGCGGCTCATCAACGCGCTGATCGACCTGCCCTTCGCGATCTCACCGGTGGTCACGGGCTACACCCTGCTGCTGCTGTTTGGCCGGCGCGGCCTGTTCGCGCCCCTGCTGGAGCGCTTCGATCTGCAGGTGGCCTTTGCGCTGCCGGGCATGATCCTGGCAACGCTGTTTGTGACGCTGCCGTTCATGGCCCGTGAGCTGATGCCGCTGCTGGCAACGATCGGTGTCGAGGAGGAGCAGGCCGCCCACACCCTGGGCGCCAGCGGCTGGCAGACCTTTCGCTGGGTGACCCTGCCGGCGCTGCGCTACGGCCTGATCTACGGCCTGCTGCTGACCTTTGCGCGCGCCGTGGGCGAGTTCGGCGCGGTGCTGGTGGTCGGCGGCGGCGTGCAGGGCCGCACCGAAACCGCCACAGTGTACATCTACCGCGCTCTGGAGGACCGCCAGTATGCCGGCGCATACGGCGCAGCCCTGGTGCTGGGCCTGCTCTCGCTGCTGCTGGTGATCGCCGCCGAGCGCCTGCCGCGCCTGCGCCGCTGGTAGAATACAGCCATACCACCGCGCACAGGCAGGAGCTATGCGGCGCGCCTCGCTCAGCACGATTCTGGTCGCCGGCAACGTCGGGCTGCTGCTGCTGGCTGCGCTGGGTGTCGCCAGCGTGGCCGTTGTTTTATTACGTCACCTTGCCGACCAACAAGCGCTGGCACGCGTGACACAGGCCGCGGTCGTGGCGCAGCAAACCTGGCGCGCCGAGGAGCAACGCCTGGCGATCACGGCGCAGTTGCTGGCCGAACGGCCCACCCTGCAACGCCTGCTGGCGCAGGAGCGGCACGCCGAACTGCGCACGTTTCTGGATCAATTTCGGCGCACGGCGCGCCTGGACGGCTGGGCGCTGCGCCACCATGGCACGCTTGTACTGAACAGCGCAGCGCTTCCAACGACGTTACCACGCTTCGACGACACCCTGCTGGCGACGCCCGCCGATCAGGCACCGCTACTCCTGGCGCGCGCCCCGATCGCCGCGCAACCCGGCTACGAGGTGTTGGTTGCGCGCCGCCTGGACACAGCACTGCTGCAACAGCTCGGCGCGGCGGCCGACTTGCCGGTGCGCTGGCTGCCCGCCGCAGCACTTGGCGGTGACGCCACCCTCGCCGAGGTAGCCACGCGCGCCCTGCAGCAGAATGCGCCCGCTGCCGCCCGCAGCGCGGCGCAGCGCCAATATCTGGCTGCCGTCCCGCTCGGCAGCGCCGGCGCGCCACCGGCGGGCGTACTGCTGATGACGCTGCCCACTACGGCCGTAGATGCCTCGCTGCAGCATCTACTGGCGACGCTGCTGGCGCTGACGCTGCTGCTCAGCGCGCTGGCGACGCTGGGCAGTCTGCTGCTGGCCCGGCGCCTGACCCTGCCGCTCACCGCACTGATCCACACCGCGACGCGCATCGGCCACGGCGATCTGCACACACCCGCGCGCGTGCACGCCGGCGGCGAGGTCGGTGCGCTGGCCGCGGCGCTGGAAGAGATGCGCCAGCGGCTGTTGCGGCTGACCGCCGATCTGGGCCGCCAACGTGCCGAAGCGCAGGCGATCCTCAGCGGCATGGACGAGGGCGTCTTCACGGTTGACCGCGAACGACGGCTGCGCTACCTCAATCCGCAGGCTGCTGCGCTGCTGGGCACGACGCCTGAAGCGGCGCAGGGCCGCTTCTGTGGCGACGTGCTCAACCCGCGCCTAGCAGACGGTACCCGCCCGTGTGCCACCGCCTGCCCGATCCTACACGCCCGCTTCCGGGGCAGCGCGCGCGCCACCGAACACTTGCTGCTCTCCACCGGCGAGCGCCGTAGTGTGGTGATCACCAGCGCCGCACCGGTCGCGCAACACCAAGTCCAGGTGCTGCGCGACGAAACCGCTCAGGAGGCGGTCCATCGGCTGCGCGCCGCGGTGCTGGCCAACATCTCGCACGAGTTCCGCACGCCGCTGTCGGCGCAACTGGCCTCGATCGAGCTGTTGCTGGCCCAGCTCCCCACACTCAGCACCGCCCAGATCGCCGAGCTGGTGCGCGCGCTGCAGCGCAGCACGCTGCGGCTGACCCATCTGATCGACAACCTGCTGGAAAGCGTGCGCCTGGAGGTCGGCCAGGAGCCGCTCCGCCGCCAGCCGCTGGCGCTGGATGCGGTGATCGAAGAGGCGCTGGAGCTGGTGCAGCCGCTGCTGGCGCAGCGCGGGCAGCGCGTCGAGCTCGATCTGCCCTATCCACTGCCGACGCTGCTCGGCGACGCGCCGCGCCTGACGCAGGTGCTGGTCAATCTGCTGGCCAATGCCAACAAGTTTGCCCCCGCCGACTCGATCATCAGCATCGGTGGCGCGGTCACCGCCGAGTATGTGGAGCTGTGGGTTGACGATCAGGGACCGGGCCTGCCCGCCACCGACCGCCGCCTGATCTTTGAGCCCTTTCACCGCGCCAACCGTGGCGAGCCGACGCCGCAGGGCATCGGCCTGGGATTGTGGATCGCCCAACGCATCATCGAGCAGCATGGCGGCACGCTGAGCGCCGAAGCCCGCGCACCCGGCGCGCGCTTCCGGCTGCGGCTACCGCGTCCCACGTCGGAGGAAGTATATGAAGATCCTAGTCGTCGATGATGATCTGGAGCTGGCCGCGCTGATCGGCTTTGCGCTGCGCCAGGCCGGCTACCTGGTGGTGCAGGCCGCCGATGGGCGCGCCGCCCTGCAGCTCTTTGAGCAAGAACGACCCGACCTGGTGATCCTGGACGTCAACCTGCCCCAGCTGGACGGCTTCGAGGTCTGCCGCCAGCTACGCAGTCGCGCCGCCACGCCGATCATGCTGTTGACCGTGCGCGCCGGCGAGGATGACCAGGTGCGCGGCCTGGATCTGGGCGCGGACGACTATCTGACCAAGCCCTTCAGTCCACGCACCCTACTGGCGCGTGTCCGCGCACTGCTGCGCCGCGCCGGCCTGGAGCGCGCAGCGCAACCCCACCATCAGGGCGATATCCTGCTTGATCCGGAAGCGCAGACCGTTGCGATTGCCGGCAACCCGCCCGTGCGCCTCACCAACCTGGAGTTCCGTCTACTGCACTACCTGCTGGCCAACGCCGAACACCCCGTGCCCTTTGAGCGGCTGATCGGTCAGATCTGGGGCTACCACAGCAGCGGTGATCGTCACCTGCTCAAGCAACTGGTGCACCGCCTGCGCCAGAAGATCGAGCGCGATCCGGCAGCACCGATCTACCTGGTCACCGTACCCAACATCGGCTATATGCTGCACGCGCGTGCGCCGCTCTAGCCAGGTCGTCCGGATGGGTGCCTCGAAGGCCTATGGCGCAGCAGGACCGTTGCAAACTTGCATTCAAGGCATAAAATCTTTTAATATAGTGGCGCTGCAGTTGGCATCAATGCTGGTTGACCCTTCCACTGCCGCGAGGGCGAACACTGCCGGCCAGCGCGCTAGCGTAGGAGTACCACACCGTGCCATCGACGCCCCTATTCACACGCATGCCGACCCGCCTGGCCTGGCAGATCGGCGCCATTGCCCTCGGCATGGGCACGCTGCTGCTGATCACCACGCTGCTGTCGATCATCGGACTCCTGCACCTGCGTCACACCAACGCCGCCGCCCTGCAAGCCCAGCAACGCGCGATGCTGGCCCAGCACCTCAGCACCGAGCTGAACGCCTATGCCGCGATCGTGCTGGAAATCGCCTGGACACATACCACGCGCCAGATCGAGCTGGACCGCCTGGAAAAACGCTTTCGCGACGATCTAGACCAGGCGCGACAGACCACCACCGCGCCCGAACAGCGTGCGCTGCTCGACAGTCTGGAGCAACTGTATAAAGATTTTAGTGATACAGCGCACGTGATCGTCCAGCGCAGCCAGCAGGGGCGCGACAGCGAAGCTACGGTGCTGTGGCTGCGCGCCAAAAACACCAGCCTACGCCTGCTGGACACGGCACGGGAATATGCGCGGCTGCAGCAAGTCCAAGCTGAAGCCATGCAACGCCAGGCGGCGCAACGCACCTGGTGGATCATCGCCCTGGTTGTCGCCGGCGCCGTGCTGGCGCTCGCGCTGGGACTTGGCATCGCCGCGCTGTTGAGCCGGCGCATTGCGCAGGCCCTGCGCCAGATCACTGCCGCGGCGCAGCGCTTCGCCAAAGGCCACCTGCAACCCATGCCTATTCCCCATAGCGTCGACGAGCTGGCAACCCTGGCACAGACCTTCAACCAGATGGCCGGTGAGCTGCAGCAGCAGTACGCCGCGCAGCAGCGCTGGAACGAACAGCTCGAAGCCCAAGTGCAGCAGCGCACCGCCGAGCTGGAACAGGCGCTGGCCCACCAACGCGATCTGCTGACGACCATTCGGCGCATGTCCACGCCGGTCTTGCCGGTGCTCGACGGCGTGCTGGTCATGCCGTTGATCGGACTGCTGGACGATGAACGCATGGCCAATGCGCAGGCAGCGCTGTTGCAGGCGCTGGAGCAGGAGCGTGCCCATACGGCGATCCTAGACATCACCGGCGTGCCGGTGGTTGATACCGCCGTCGCGCAGCAGATCGTCGCCACCGTGCAGCAGGCACGGCTGTTGGGCGCGAGCTGCCTGGTGGTCGGCATTACGCCGGCCGTCGCCCAGGCGTTGGTGCGCCTGGATGTCGATATGCGCCAGGTGCTGACCAGCAGCGATCTGCGCTCGGCGGTGCGCCAGGTGCTGCGTTTCCAACCCCTCAAAGCGCGCTGACGCCACCCTGCTGAGCATGGTATCCTACCCATAGGGGCGCCCGTCAACCCGGTCGCGCTCCGCATGGGTATGATCGGACATCTCCGGCAGCGTCTGCGCCTGCGCCGAGGCGCGCCGACCACCGCCACGCCCACGTTGCCGCCTTACGCCTCGACCCTGACGCGCCTGGCCTATCTGGCCACCGGCGACGCCGACAGCGCTGCAGCCCTGATCGCGACCCTGCTGTTGGAACGGCCAACCTCCTTCGGGCAGGCGGTTCGGTATCTGGCTGCGCGGCTGCCCGAGAGCTGGCTGAGCTGGCCCGGCGAGGCCGGTCCCGCGGAGTGGCTGGCGCTGCGTCTGCGCCCAGAACAAGCTCACCGTCTGATCTCGATGCTGGGCGAGTGGCGGCCACTCGAGCGACTGGCGCTGGCGCTGTATCTGGAGCAGAACGTCCGTCGCGATGAGCTGGATGCTTGGCTGGGCAGCACCGGCATGGCCGAGCGGCTGAGCACGGCGATCGGCGCGCTGGGCGCGCGCCTCGGCTGGGTCCCGCCGGGCGGAACAGCGCCGGCCTGCCAGACCCTAATGCTCGACCTGGTCGATCAGGATGATGAGCAGATCGATGCCACCCTGCGCCGCCACTGCAGCGTCTGTCCCGCCTGCCGTGCGCGCCGCGCCGGACTGCTCCACACACGGCACCTGCTGGCGATCGCGCTGCGCGTCTGTTTTCGCAGGCCCACACCACCACTCGTCCCCCTGTTGCAGCGCGCCTACGAGCAACGCCGTCAGCAACGCCCACACCTTCTGCGTCTGGCCCTGCTGCTGCCAGCGCTGCTGCTGTTGGCCGGCATGCTGCGGCCACCGGCAGCGCCACCATCCGCGGCTGCCGCACCGCCCGTCACCGCCCGCCAGGTTCTCGAACGCGCCCTATACCGGTTCGACAGGCCACCACAGCCGCGTGGCATCCTCCACGAGCGCGCCAGCATCCGTCTGCGCGATACGGCGCTGGTCATCGAGCGCTGGTTCGATTACCGCCCGCCTCACCGCCTGCGGCTGACGGTGCGCCGCGCCGATCAGGCAGCGCCACTCCTCGATCTGGCACTGAACGGCCCTGATCACCTGACCTACCTGTTTGATCCGGTGATCGGTCGTCCGCACAGCGGAACGCTGCGCAACGCCGATCTGATGCCGCTGCTGCCACTGCTGGCGCAACTGCCCACCGCCGGCACCCTGGGCCTGATGCCCGTCCCGCAGGAGGATCTCGATCTCGCCCTGCTGGCCGAGGCCTGGCGCGGCGATGCGGCGCTGCTGGGCAGCACGCGCTGGCGCGGGCGTCCCGCCTGGTTGCTCATCGCCAACGCAGGCCAGGACCAGCGCCTGACCCTGACCGTCGATCAGCAGACGTTCAGCCTGTTGGAAGCGCGCAGCAGCACCCCTGGCGCCCTCGCATCCAGCGCCGTGCTCCGCTGGCGCCTCGAAGACATCGCCGTGCTCGCGCCCGAGAGCGTGCCGGCGACGCGCTTCGTCTTACCCGAGCAGCCGCCGATCACCGCGCTCGATCCGCGCCAGTTTCTACGCCCGCCGCTGGCCGAGCTGGACCTGCGCAGCGCCGCGGCCCTAACGCTGCTCGCCGTGCCCGAGGCCCCGCCCGAACCCCCACTGGTCGCCGCCATCCGCAACCGCAGCAGCCTGCGCGCGCCGCTCTACCAGGTTTACGAGGGTCGCTGGAGCACGCTGGTGATCACCGCGCCGCCGATCTTCCCGCCCCCGGAAACGGTAGCGCTGACGCGGCGCTTTGCCGGCGGACGCTACGCCATGCTCGCCACTACCCTGCCGCAGACCACCGTGCTGGAATTCACGCTGGACGCCGCGCCCAAACAGCGCATGCGCCTGTACCTGTGGCATCTGTTGGCCGACGACGCCGACCGCGAGGCGCTGGCCATCCAAACGCTGGCGAGCATGCGCCTGGTGGACGACGCCAACGTTGCGCGCTACGCCGAACGCTTCGCCATGCCGCCGCACCCGCACTCCGCGCGCCCGACGCGCACCCCGTAAGCCTCTCCGCCGTGCATCGGCGCTCCCTCGCCACCATGCGCAGCCAGCGAGCTGCCCCTGGCTTGACAGCCCGAGCGGGGCATGGTTTAATAATTGAGCAATTATTCAGATATTGAGGAATGATGATCGCCTACGAAGCATCGCAAGGGCCATCCATGCTGGAAGACATCCGCCAGCGCACGATCTCGCCTGAGGCAGCGCAGGCGCTGGCGCGCATCTTCAAAGCCATGGCCGATCCGACGCGCGTGCGCATGCTGCATGCTCTGTCCCAAGGCGAACTGCCCGTCTGCGACCTGGCGCAGCTGATCGGGCTCAGCGAGTCGGCAGTGTCGCACCAGCTCAGCCTGCTCTATGCGCTGCGCATCGTTCGGCGGCGCAAGCACGGCCGGCATGTCTTCTATGCGCTGGACGACGAGCATATTCGGCGACTCATCGAACAAGGCATGGCCCATCAGGCACATCAGGAGGCGAGCTGAACCATGCAGTCGAGCGAGCTTCGACGCTTCCATGGGTGTGGCAACGGCAGCGCCGGGTGCGTCGCACCACCCGATGCGCATAGCACGACATGCCACGCCTCGCGCAGCGCGTACCATCAGCATCGCAGCGGCGTGCGCGCCATGACCATCGCGCTGACCATAACGGTGAGCATTCTGCTGCTGGAGATCATCGGCGGGTTACTGACCGGCAGTCTGGCGTTGCTGGCGGATGCCGGCCACGTGCTGACCGACGCGGCGGCGCTGGGATTGAGCCTAGGCGCAGCCTGGCTGGCACGCCGACCGCCCACGCCGCGCCGCACCTTCGGCCTGTATCGCGCCGAAATTTTGGCGGCGTTGGTCAATGGCACCACGCTGCTGGCGCTGACGCTGGTGATCGTCTGGGAAGCACTTGGCCGGCTTGCTGCGCCACCCCAGGTGCAGAGCGGCCCACTGCTGATCATCGCCCTGATCGGCCTGGCGGCCAACCTGCTCGCCGGGGCGGTCCTACTGCGCGCCGATCACGACAACCTCAACGTGCGCAGCGCTTATCTGCACGTACTCGGCGACGCGCTCGGCTCACTCGGCGTGCTGCTGGCGGGTGGGCTGATCGCGCTCTTCGGCTGGTATCTGGCCGATCCACTGCTCAGCCTGGCGATCAGCGCGCTGCTGCTGCGGAGCGCCTGGCGCCTGCTGCGCGAGAC includes:
- a CDS encoding sensor histidine kinase produces the protein MRRASLSTILVAGNVGLLLLAALGVASVAVVLLRHLADQQALARVTQAAVVAQQTWRAEEQRLAITAQLLAERPTLQRLLAQERHAELRTFLDQFRRTARLDGWALRHHGTLVLNSAALPTTLPRFDDTLLATPADQAPLLLARAPIAAQPGYEVLVARRLDTALLQQLGAAADLPVRWLPAAALGGDATLAEVATRALQQNAPAAARSAAQRQYLAAVPLGSAGAPPAGVLLMTLPTTAVDASLQHLLATLLALTLLLSALATLGSLLLARRLTLPLTALIHTATRIGHGDLHTPARVHAGGEVGALAAALEEMRQRLLRLTADLGRQRAEAQAILSGMDEGVFTVDRERRLRYLNPQAAALLGTTPEAAQGRFCGDVLNPRLADGTRPCATACPILHARFRGSARATEHLLLSTGERRSVVITSAAPVAQHQVQVLRDETAQEAVHRLRAAVLANISHEFRTPLSAQLASIELLLAQLPTLSTAQIAELVRALQRSTLRLTHLIDNLLESVRLEVGQEPLRRQPLALDAVIEEALELVQPLLAQRGQRVELDLPYPLPTLLGDAPRLTQVLVNLLANANKFAPADSIISIGGAVTAEYVELWVDDQGPGLPATDRRLIFEPFHRANRGEPTPQGIGLGLWIAQRIIEQHGGTLSAEARAPGARFRLRLPRPTSEEVYEDPSRR
- a CDS encoding STAS domain-containing protein translates to MPSTPLFTRMPTRLAWQIGAIALGMGTLLLITTLLSIIGLLHLRHTNAAALQAQQRAMLAQHLSTELNAYAAIVLEIAWTHTTRQIELDRLEKRFRDDLDQARQTTTAPEQRALLDSLEQLYKDFSDTAHVIVQRSQQGRDSEATVLWLRAKNTSLRLLDTAREYARLQQVQAEAMQRQAAQRTWWIIALVVAGAVLALALGLGIAALLSRRIAQALRQITAAAQRFAKGHLQPMPIPHSVDELATLAQTFNQMAGELQQQYAAQQRWNEQLEAQVQQRTAELEQALAHQRDLLTTIRRMSTPVLPVLDGVLVMPLIGLLDDERMANAQAALLQALEQERAHTAILDITGVPVVDTAVAQQIVATVQQARLLGASCLVVGITPAVAQALVRLDVDMRQVLTSSDLRSAVRQVLRFQPLKAR
- a CDS encoding response regulator transcription factor, coding for MKILVVDDDLELAALIGFALRQAGYLVVQAADGRAALQLFEQERPDLVILDVNLPQLDGFEVCRQLRSRAATPIMLLTVRAGEDDQVRGLDLGADDYLTKPFSPRTLLARVRALLRRAGLERAAQPHHQGDILLDPEAQTVAIAGNPPVRLTNLEFRLLHYLLANAEHPVPFERLIGQIWGYHSSGDRHLLKQLVHRLRQKIERDPAAPIYLVTVPNIGYMLHARAPL
- the cysT gene encoding sulfate ABC transporter permease subunit CysT, which encodes MAAPSWSMRPTRARWPSGGGLVRGLALIYLLTLLILPLAVLIVDGLADGPQALLRAIWQPAARHALWLTLWTAALMALINAVMGTLTAYVLVRYHFPGKALINAIVDLPFAIPTLVTGVMLAMLYGPQSALGGWLTQRLGWQIIYAPSGIVLALLFVSLPFVVRTVQPVLEALEREEEEAAATLGAGAWTSFRRVVLPKLWLPITSGALLSFARAVGEFGAIVIVAGNIPLRTQTAAVYVFGEVESANRRGASAVSLVLVALAFGLVLLVDQLQRRQARAS
- a CDS encoding sulfate ABC transporter permease subunit; the protein is MQPSVLPRPARPLEAPRARQQRRLAAWRRCVLIGLVVLYLGMLVLAPLAALLVSALQQGLPAIVAALSEWQALRAFGLTLLIALIAVVVHGVCGTALAWVLVRQRFAGQRLINALIDLPFAISPVVTGYTLLLLFGRRGLFAPLLERFDLQVAFALPGMILATLFVTLPFMARELMPLLATIGVEEEQAAHTLGASGWQTFRWVTLPALRYGLIYGLLLTFARAVGEFGAVLVVGGGVQGRTETATVYIYRALEDRQYAGAYGAALVLGLLSLLLVIAAERLPRLRRW
- a CDS encoding cation diffusion facilitator family transporter, translating into MQSSELRRFHGCGNGSAGCVAPPDAHSTTCHASRSAYHQHRSGVRAMTIALTITVSILLLEIIGGLLTGSLALLADAGHVLTDAAALGLSLGAAWLARRPPTPRRTFGLYRAEILAALVNGTTLLALTLVIVWEALGRLAAPPQVQSGPLLIIALIGLAANLLAGAVLLRADHDNLNVRSAYLHVLGDALGSLGVLLAGGLIALFGWYLADPLLSLAISALLLRSAWRLLRETVDILLEAAPHSLDVNAIRRALAASPGVADVHDLHVWSVASNFVALSGHVRLQRAPSCREHQQTLRDLRRLLRERFGIQHVTLQLEEPTFTEDAAPDASRP
- a CDS encoding ArsR/SmtB family transcription factor — its product is MIAYEASQGPSMLEDIRQRTISPEAAQALARIFKAMADPTRVRMLHALSQGELPVCDLAQLIGLSESAVSHQLSLLYALRIVRRRKHGRHVFYALDDEHIRRLIEQGMAHQAHQEAS